The region ATAATAGATATCTTTTGGTTTGTTTGATGACTGCTATACCTCCATCTAGGATATGGATGTTCTTCGTATTGAGATTTTACTTTTTGAGAAATATCATCATTAATTGACCCTAGTTTCTTGATGTTTTTGGATAATTTAATTTCTTTTAGAGGGTCTGTTATTTGTAATGTCATTAGTTCATTAAAACTTTGATTAGACGAAATAAACGATTTTAAAGATGGAATCCGATTAAGAAGTTTATATAGTGGGAAGTAACATGATAAAACTGAAATATTTGTTTCACTTAATTCATCATCTTGACACCTTTTGATGATGGTTTCTAGAGATGCTTTTTCTTCTTCAGTAACTGAATAAACATATTCATTTAAGAAGCATTGTTCTCCTAATGCAATAATAAATTGCAATGCAGAATAATTAATAGTTTCTGTATTTTTAGCGATAATATCGCATATATTTCTTCTGATTTTAGTTAGCGATTCCTCCAATTTTGCATCACAAAAGATAATCTTTTTAAGTGCATTAATTATGACTTTATCATTAATAAGCAATTCTATTCTAGAAAAATCTGAATCAATTTTTTCTAGACTAATAATTATTTCATTGCTATATATAAAGTTAAATGCTCTTGTTAACTCCTTATGTGAAATATCATTCTTTTCTAGCAGAAGATTTATTATATGTTTTAATTTTGATTGATTTAATTGGGATGGATCTGAATCCTTTAGCAATCTTGCTATTGAGGCATAAATATTATAAAGTTTTGGATTGATATCAATAGATTTTAGATAAGAATCAAACGCTTCTTGTGATTTGCCAATATCATTCAATATATTTCCCAGGTTGTAATGCGCTTCTGCGTAATCAGGTTTAATTTCAATTGCTTTGCGGTATGAGATTTCTGCTTCTTGTAATTTGCCAAGATCATTCAATATGACTCCCAGATTAGAATGCGCCTCTGCGTAATCAGGTTTAATTTCAATTGCTTTGCGGTATGAGATTTCTGCTTCTTGCAAGTTACCAAGATCTCTCAATATATTTCCCAGGTTGTAATGCGCTTCTGCGTAATCAGGTTTAATTTCAATTGCTTTGCGGTATGAGATTTCTGCTTCTTGTAATTTGCCAAGATCTCTCAATATATTTCCCAGATTGGAATATGCCTCTGCGTAATCAGGTTGAATTTCAATTGCTTTGCGAGTAGATAATTCTGCTTCTTTTAATTTGCCAAGATCTCTCAATATATTTCCCAGATTGTAATGAGCATCTGCGTAATCAGGTTTGATTTCAATTGCTTTGCGGTATGACAATTCTGCATCTTGTAATTTGCCAAGATCTCTCAATATATTTCCTAGATTCAAATGAGCCTCTGCGTAATCAGGTTGAATTTGAATTGCTTTGCGATATAACACTTCTCCTTCTTGTAATTTACCAATAGCTTGTAACAAATTTGCCAGATTGTAATGAGCATCTGCGAAATCAGGTTTAATTTCAATTGCTTTGCGATATAACACTTCTGCTTTTTTTGATTTACCTTGACCTTGTGAAATTATTCCATAATTATAAAAAACTCGGTGATCATTGAAACCTTGATTTATACAATACTGATAACATTTTGTTGCTTCTGGAATATTTCCTTTTAGATGAAACTGAATTGCTTGATTGATTATTTGCTCTTTAGAAACTTTGATCTTCTTATTGTTTTTCTTTTTAGATTTATGCTTCTCTCCAAAACCTTTCATGTATCAATTTTTATTATTTCTCACTATACAATGTTTATAAGAATTTAAATAATATTTTCAATGAACTTTCTACGATTATACAGAAAATCAACTCATAGACTAGAACTAATGCTCTTCATTTCTGAACTTTGTCAGTTTGTCACGGGTTTGTCATGAGAAAACAATCCTTGAGAACCCAGTTATATCTTGATTCTTTTTAGTAGGGACTATTCAGTGGGAATAGTTTAGGGCAGTAAAACCCAGTCCACCACTCAAAAACCCACTTCCACGTGACTTCCACGTAGGAATTTAAGTGCCAAGGTGACAGGGATTTCAAATGTCACTTCCACTTCACTTCCACGTGTCACCTTGTCACCTTCTCTGTAAAGACATCGTAGATAGTTCATTTTCTCTACACCTGAACCGTAGAGAACTTGTAGAGAAAACGTTTTAGAGGAATTGGTTATTTTCTTATCAACTATTTGATAATTTATATTTTTGATATTGACTACTTTTATAAGACTAGTCAGAAAATATAGATGTATGACTATGAAAAGTATCATTTATACAGACTAAGGATTGATACGCATCTTCTGGATTTAGACTATTAATCTTTCTCTCAATCCTTATCAACACTGAAGTCTTTTAATCATATTTTAGTCACAATTTAGTCGCAATTCATTTTATTTTAGTCGCAGTTTTCCAATCAGGTCTTGAATTCACTTCCCCAATCTAGCGAGGCAAAGGGATTTCAAGCGATAAGGAAAGGTGCGTATTAGTCATTTTGTCGCAACATGGTCGTAATTTATTAGACGTTTGTAATCTGCTTTTTATCTAATTTCCAAAAGTACAAACCTGATCGATAACACCCAAAATCAATTTATCTCCATTGGGATCTTTCCATTCTGAATCTTGATTCTTGAACTCATTAAATTCCTTTGCTCCTACTGCAACGTCTCTAAAAGAATTTGCCGAACAGTTGACATCCATCGTGTACAGAATGTCTTGAGTAATTTCAGTAGTGCTTGTAGGAATAAATTTGCTGAATACTCGTATGGATCCATCTTTATTTTTTTGTACGCTGTTCTTATCCCATAATTGCTTTCCATACTGACTCTTTGGAACTCCAACCCACTCATGTGATAGAGCATCTATTTTTGACGGGTAGAGAAAAAGTAGGAGCGCGAAGCAACTAAGACAAATACTTCTAAAAGTTCTGAAGGTCATTAGGTAAAAAACATTATTGTTATCGTTGATGGAAACTTCACATCAGTACGTCAATTTTATGAACAGACTGCTCTCTGGTGAGAGATCTAAATGGATCTTTGTAATTGGACTTGTTGCGATAGGTGCTGGATTTACAGCAAAGAATGTGATCTCATATCCAACTGAATGCACTACTCCAGAAATGGTCACTTTGAGATGAAATACAACTGGAAAGATCTTTTAGTAGATGCTGCAATCGTGGCGGTTGTTCTTGGAGAAGTGACACTCATTGTTGGTTCGTTTCCAGCGACCTTCAGTAAGTTGCTTCCATTTCTGAAATAGGGGATCGAAAAATGTATAAAACTAAAAAAGAAATAGAAGATTGGATAAAAAAATTCAATCTAGAACAAGTTGAGAGGATGAGAGCAGACAATTATTTGGATCACATAAACGATGACGATTTAGATGGAAATGAAAGGTTTAGAAGTGGTGGAAATTGGTCAGTAGAACTTCTTGCTCCACAAGCATTACTTGATTTGCTACCAGAATGGGAAAGTAAAAATTGGTGGGAAGTCAGTGTTGTTATTGATGGTGAAGGTGAAGGAGTTTTTGATTCAGAGCAAGAAGCATTAGATGAATATGGGGTTAACAGTATTGATGAAATAAACGTACATTTCGCAAGAAGGTTTTATGACGTTTCATTAGACGAAGAGGAATGGTGGATCTCGTTAGAAAAAGAAATCGAGGGTAAAACTGGTCTGCCTTTTGAACAATTTAGAGTGAATTATGGTTAGGCAGCATCTTCATTTATCTGATGTTCCATTAGTTCCCAATCTTGGGTTAAGAGTTCATGCCAAGTTTCAATAGCAGATTCGAGATCAATTCTTCTTGTATTTTTTAATTTGGTTGGAGTGCCATCTTCAAGGCAATACCAAAGTTGTGTATACACTCTTGGGAATGCCATTTCGGATTTGGGATCACGAATAAAGAACATACAAAATTCTCTAGTAGGTGATACCAACCATCCTGTTGGAGTTGGGATTGCTTCTCTGATTGGTTGATTCATATAACTGATATCCGATGGTGAAATCTATAAGAAGAGACAAAAAAAGCACGATGCTCACTTCGTGCTTCCTTTGTCGGTTTAGTGATGGGGATAACATTAATACAAACGTACTATATTTGTCTATTAGGTCAAGTCACCTATTTTTTCCATTAAAGAAGGGAGCGAGATTTTGGTCGCTCCCTTTGAGTCAAGCACTCAACTGACTGAACTAAATTTCCATATTTCCATCCTTTATTTAACTTTGACCCACAGAAGGTGCTGTGACTCCTAATTCATTAATAACAAATCCAGATCAGGTGAACATGAGAAAAAACTACTGTTTAACCAACCACCCAATAATCTTTGTGTTTCCTGAGAATGAGTTTGAGAAGATCGAGAATCATCATTTTTACCTCAATATTTCAACTGAAAGTAATAAGGAACAAGGTGTGGAAGTGTTCCAAGTGAGATTAAAAGGACAGAAAACCAAAGAAAGATCGATGAAAGAGTATTCGACCCATTGGATCTGAAACTACGTGTTGCTTGCATAATTAGATCTCCTGTTAGTTCAATGTTTTTTAGTAGTCCATTGAGCAGTTGCCAAACTGCAAACATTCATTCTCGTAATCGACCTCATCAAAATCAGTTTCATAATTTGAAACCAGATCGCACCAATCGTTCCCTTGCATAGGAACTCCACAAGATTTTGAGAATGTTTTTTTTACGTCTTCGATTGCATGTTTAAAAGGATTACCGCATGACATGGTTTGACCTCCTAATAGTGCCTTGATTTATATCTACTCCTCCTAATTCAA is a window of Prochlorococcus marinus str. MIT 0917 DNA encoding:
- a CDS encoding tetratricopeptide repeat protein, translated to MKGFGEKHKSKKKNNKKIKVSKEQIINQAIQFHLKGNIPEATKCYQYCINQGFNDHRVFYNYGIISQGQGKSKKAEVLYRKAIEIKPDFADAHYNLANLLQAIGKLQEGEVLYRKAIQIQPDYAEAHLNLGNILRDLGKLQDAELSYRKAIEIKPDYADAHYNLGNILRDLGKLKEAELSTRKAIEIQPDYAEAYSNLGNILRDLGKLQEAEISYRKAIEIKPDYAEAHYNLGNILRDLGNLQEAEISYRKAIEIKPDYAEAHSNLGVILNDLGKLQEAEISYRKAIEIKPDYAEAHYNLGNILNDIGKSQEAFDSYLKSIDINPKLYNIYASIARLLKDSDPSQLNQSKLKHIINLLLEKNDISHKELTRAFNFIYSNEIIISLEKIDSDFSRIELLINDKVIINALKKIIFCDAKLEESLTKIRRNICDIIAKNTETINYSALQFIIALGEQCFLNEYVYSVTEEEKASLETIIKRCQDDELSETNISVLSCYFPLYKLLNRIPSLKSFISSNQSFNELMTLQITDPLKEIKLSKNIKKLGSINDDISQKVKSQYEEHPYPRWRYSSHQTNQKISIIQAINTEINPNYIRQSVDNNQLKVLIAGCGTGNQILQTQRYKNAQIIAIDLSLSSLSYAQRKINELKIDNVELIQMDILEVSLLEEQFDIIECGGVLHHMNDPSQGLKTLLGSLKDNGFLKLGLYSELARQDIIKARNYISSKKLQTNEDNIRDFRQKIISGALSELKSFKSMGDFYSLSEFRDLCFHAAEHRFTINQLQETLKSNELEFLGFLLPKPVKSLYKQYFPEDKKQTNLQNWEKFEEKQPHTFIAMYQFWVSKTEN
- a CDS encoding DUF1651 domain-containing protein — protein: MNQPIREAIPTPTGWLVSPTREFCMFFIRDPKSEMAFPRVYTQLWYCLEDGTPTKLKNTRRIDLESAIETWHELLTQDWELMEHQINEDAA